A stretch of DNA from Micromonospora sp. NBC_01813:
TCGTTCAGGTGACCGAGGCGCAGAATCTGACCCATGTCGACGAGGCCGGTGCCGCACGGATGGTGGACGTCTCCGCCAAGACCCCGACCATCCGGCGCGCGGTGGCAGCCGGTTGGCTGCGGACCACGGCCGAGGTGATCGACCTGCTCCGCCGCGACGGCCTGCCCAAGGGCGACGCGATCGCGGTGGCCCGCATCGCCGGAATCATGGGTGCCAAGCGCACCCCCGACCTGATCCCGCTGTGTCACCCGATCGCCCTGCACGGCGTCACC
This window harbors:
- the moaC gene encoding cyclic pyranopterin monophosphate synthase MoaC encodes the protein MTEAQNLTHVDEAGAARMVDVSAKTPTIRRAVAAGWLRTTAEVIDLLRRDGLPKGDAIAVARIAGIMGAKRTPDLIPLCHPIALHGVTVDLTLHDDLVEIVATVRTADRTGVEMEALTAVATTGLTLIDMVKAVDPAATIDGVRVLAKEGGKTGDWQRPADRP